From the Daucus carota subsp. sativus chromosome 8, DH1 v3.0, whole genome shotgun sequence genome, one window contains:
- the LOC108192475 gene encoding abscisic acid receptor PYR1, with the protein MEKGVPSTTPVPPGLTQEEFQQLQPMIREFHTYTLTPSQCSSLLTQLIHAPPQTVWSVVRRFDQPQIYKHFIKSCTVKPEFTMTVGETRDVNVISGLPAATSTERLDILDDERRVTGFSIIGGEHRLRNYKSVTTVHGVERDGEMWSVVLESYVVDVPEGNTEEDTRLFADTVVKLNLQKLASVAQAMPREATS; encoded by the coding sequence ATGGAAAAGGGTGTTCCATCAACCACCCCAGTCCCACCGGGCCTAACCCAAGAGGAGTTCCAGCAGCTCCAGCCCATGATCCGCGAGTTCCACACCTACACCCTCACCCCCTCCCAGTGCTCCTCCCTCCTCACCCAACTCATCCACGCGCCGCCGCAGACCGTCTGGTCCGTGGTGCGCCGCTTCGACCAGCCCCAAATCTACAAACACTTCATCAAAAGCTGCACCGTCAAGCCAGAATTCACAATGACCGTCGGCGAGACGCGTGACGTCAATGTCATATCCGGCTTGCCGGCGGCGACGAGCACAGAGCGGCTAGACATACTCGACGACGAGCGCCGCGTGACGGGGTTCAGTATAATAGGAGGTGAGCATAGGCTGAGGAATTATAAGTCGGTGACGACGGTGCATGGGGTGGAGCGCGACGGCGAGATGTGGAGCGTGGTGTTGGAGTCGTACGTGGTGGATGTGCCGGAGGGGAACACGGAGGAGGATACGCGGTTGTTTGCGGATACGGTGGTGAAGTTGAATCTGCAGAAGCTGGCTTCTGTCGCCCAGGCTATGCCACGTGAAGCCACGTCATGA
- the LOC108192494 gene encoding mitochondrial carnitine/acylcarnitine carrier-like protein has protein sequence MGDVAKDLTAGTVGGAAQLIVGHPFDTIKVKLQSQPVPLPGQPPMFSGAIDAVKKTVAAEGAGGLFKGMGAPLATVAAFNAVLFSVRGQMETLLRSAPGSALTIEQQVVCGAGAGVAVSFLACPTELIKCRLQAQSALADAGASATAVKYGGPVDVAKHVLRSAGMKGLFKGLVPTMAREIPGNATMFGVYEALKQYMAGGQDTSKLGQGSLMLAGGLAGGAFWMSVYPTDVVKSAIQVDDYKNPKYSGSINAFKKILASEGVKGLYKGFGPAMGRSIPANAACFLVYEVTRSSLG, from the exons ATGGGTGATGTGGCCAAGGACTTGACTGCTGGCACAGTTGGAGGAGCAGCACAATTGATAGTTGGGCACCCTTTTGATACCATCAAGGTCAAACTGCAAAGCCAGCCAGTACCATTACCTGGACAACCTCCTATGTTTTCTGGAGCAATAGATGCTGTCAAAAAGACAGTAGCAGCTGAAGGTGCAGGGGGGCTGTTTAAAGGTATGGGCGCACCACTTGCTACTGTGGCAGCCTTTAATGCCGTACTTTTCTCAGTAAGAGGGCAAATGGAGACTTTACTAAGGTCAGCACCTGGTTCTGCGCTCACAATTGAGCAGCAGGTTGTTTGTGGAGCTGGGGCTGGAGTTGCTGTCTCCTTCTTGGCCTGTCCAACTGAATTGATCAAGTGCAG ATTGCAAGCCCAGAGTGCACTAGCAGATGCTGGCGCTTCTGCCACTGCAGTAAAATATGGAGGACCAGTTGATGTAGCAAAGCATGTTCTTCGATCAGCAGGTATGAAGGGTCTGTTTAAGGGATTGGTTCCAACAATGGCGCGTGAAATACCTGGAAACGCCACTATGTTTGGTGTCTATGAAGCCCTAAAGCAATACATGGCGGGAGGTCAAGACACATCCAAATTGGGACAAGGTTCATTGATGTTAGCAGGAGGATTGGCTGGAGGAGCCTTTTGGATGTCAGTATACCCAACTGATGTTGTGAAGAGTGCAATACAGGTTGATGACTACAAAAATCCGAAATACTCTGGCTCAATCAATGCTTTTAAAAAGATCTTGGCTTCAGAAGGTGTCAAAGGGCTCTACAAAGGTTTTGGTCCTGCCATGGGTCGAAGTATTCCTGCAAATGCAGCATGCTTTTTGGTATATGAGGTGACAAGGTCTAGTTTAGGCTGA
- the LOC108203759 gene encoding DNA (cytosine-5)-methyltransferase CMT3-like isoform X3, whose protein sequence is MEPRFKRSNAVTYDEGCAPKLQDKLYLGDAISDFPAVDNNEPRDEMPYGTDPKTEFQKFIRLRKEIIQSSGNGVHR, encoded by the exons ATGGAGCCTCGCTTTAAGAGA TCAAATGCGGTCACCTACGATGAAGGTTGTGCTCCTAAATTACAGGACAAACTGTACTTGGGAGATGCAATTTCTGATTTCCCAGCA GTGGACAATAATGAACCCCGTGACGAGATGCCTTATGGAACTGATCCAAAAACCGAGTTTCAGAAGTTCATCAGATTAAGGAAAGAAATAATCCAA AGTAGCGGCAATGGTGTGCACCGGTGA
- the LOC108203759 gene encoding uncharacterized protein LOC108203759 isoform X2 — MGWIGEQVDSVKSIQFRQFITQTGMIVTSTLILWKGLMCVTGSESPVVVVFQEAWSLALRDQMRSPTMKVVLLNYRTNCTWEMQFLISQQWTIMNPVTRCLMELIQKPSFRSSSD; from the exons ATGGGGTGGATCGGAGAGCAAGTAGATTCAGTCAAGTCTATTCAATTCAGACAGTTTATCACTCAGACCG GCATGATTGTTACATCGACACTAATTTTATGGAAAGGATTGATGTGTGTAACTGGTAGCGAGTCACCTGTAGTTGTGGTCTTTCAGGAAGCATGGAGCCTCGCTTTAAGAGA TCAAATGCGGTCACCTACGATGAAGGTTGTGCTCCTAAATTACAGGACAAACTGTACTTGGGAGATGCAATTTCTGATTTCCCAGCA GTGGACAATAATGAACCCCGTGACGAGATGCCTTATGGAACTGATCCAAAAACCGAGTTTCAGAAGTTCATCAGATTAA
- the LOC108203759 gene encoding uncharacterized protein LOC108203759 isoform X1 — MVPRKDVAGIVFFTVKIIFFFKLLVAFLKSRLGFVRIAMEKGCDTVPVCGFGQTEINKWWKPNADLILQIGRAIRVAPIIFRGICGNGVDRRASRFSQVYSIQTVYHSDRHDCYIDTNFMERIDVCNW, encoded by the exons atggTTCCTCGAAAAGACGTGGCGGGCATAGTTTTTTTTACagtaaaaatcattttttttttcaaattgttGGTTGCTTTTCTCAAGTCAAGACTGGGATTTGTTCGCATAGCTATGGAGAAGGGATGTGATACAGTGCCAGTTTGTGGCTTTGGTCAG ACTGAAATCAATAAATGGTGGAAGCCTAATGCCGATTTGATCCTGCAAATTGGTAGAGCAATAAGGGTTGCGCCTATCATCTTCCGGGGAATCTGTGG AAATGGGGTGGATCGGAGAGCAAGTAGATTCAGTCAAGTCTATTCAATTCAGACAGTTTATCACTCAGACCG GCATGATTGTTACATCGACACTAATTTTATGGAAAGGATTGATGTGTGTAACTGGTAG